In the genome of Hymenobacter cellulosivorans, one region contains:
- a CDS encoding HU domain-containing protein codes for MQLSDHIRTLLRDHDCVIIPEFGGLIADYAPAQVHPVRHTLAPPAKRVAFNQSLTRNDGLLVDALSRSLNLTTAQARLLVRDAVGRLQAELDASQRTELPGIGIFRQSAGRGLEFEYTGNQNLLTASYGLPELVSRPIRATDALLARDRQQSAPILAVSRSRRAMKTFRIAATLVITGLILSANYQFASQLGYLPESWKITSSQEPTTAESAAPEEAAPAVARQPAALAAHDWDDSAPVASAAEPVAPAAPAAVVAKPVVRKPKAVAAKPVVKAPAATKPAAAVSVAKPAVATDGGTTIKGRTGRAYVIVGAYNTLAHAEKGRMALVNHGHRHARIVMPAPGSRKFRLSAIDYANKAEAQKQLPVLRKHLGSSLWVLNY; via the coding sequence ATGCAGCTCTCCGACCATATCCGCACCCTGCTGCGCGACCACGACTGCGTTATCATCCCCGAGTTTGGGGGCCTGATTGCCGATTACGCCCCGGCCCAGGTGCACCCCGTGCGCCACACGCTGGCCCCGCCCGCCAAGCGCGTGGCCTTCAACCAGTCGCTGACCCGCAACGACGGGCTGCTGGTCGATGCGTTGAGCCGCTCCCTGAACCTGACCACGGCCCAGGCCCGCCTGCTCGTGCGCGACGCCGTAGGCCGTCTGCAGGCTGAGCTCGACGCCAGCCAGCGCACCGAGCTGCCCGGTATCGGGATTTTCCGGCAGTCGGCCGGCCGGGGGCTGGAGTTCGAGTACACCGGCAATCAGAACCTGCTCACGGCCAGTTACGGCCTGCCCGAGCTGGTTTCGCGCCCTATCCGGGCCACCGATGCCCTGCTGGCCCGTGACCGGCAGCAGTCGGCCCCCATCTTAGCCGTAAGCCGTTCCCGTCGCGCGATGAAAACGTTCCGTATTGCCGCTACCCTGGTTATTACCGGCCTGATTTTGTCGGCCAACTATCAGTTTGCTTCCCAGTTGGGCTACCTGCCCGAAAGCTGGAAAATAACGTCGAGCCAGGAGCCCACCACCGCTGAGTCGGCCGCGCCGGAGGAAGCCGCGCCCGCCGTAGCCCGGCAGCCCGCCGCCCTGGCAGCCCACGACTGGGATGATTCGGCCCCGGTAGCGAGTGCCGCCGAGCCGGTGGCGCCCGCCGCCCCCGCTGCCGTAGTGGCCAAGCCGGTGGTGCGCAAGCCCAAGGCCGTAGCTGCCAAGCCCGTCGTGAAAGCTCCGGCTGCAACCAAGCCCGCCGCGGCCGTGTCGGTAGCCAAGCCGGCTGTAGCCACGGATGGTGGCACAACCATTAAAGGCCGCACGGGCCGGGCCTACGTCATTGTGGGGGCTTATAATACGCTGGCCCACGCCGAGAAAGGCCGGATGGCGCTGGTCAACCACGGCCACCGCCACGCCCGCATCGTGATGCCGGCTCCGGGCAGCCGCAAGTTTCGCCTCTCGGCCATTGATTACGCCAATAAGGCTGAAGCGCAAAAACAACTGCCGGTGCTGCGCAAGCACTTAGGCTCATCACTCTGGGTTCTCAATTACTAG
- a CDS encoding MotA/TolQ/ExbB proton channel family protein, translated as MTSFLLQVTTAATVAADTAAAAANQAADAAAATGDLSLIDLILKGGWIMVPLFLLSFVSIYIIIERYLTIRRAAVNPDSFMAGIRGLMVKGDLQGAKMLCAQNPSPLARMVEKGIRRIGLPLKDIESSVENVGKIEIARLEKNISILGIIAGIAPMLGFVGTIIGVIKIFYAISTTGDFGIAQISGGLYTKMVTSAAGLIVGIIAHVGYHWLSIMVERLIFRMENSAIEFMDILQDN; from the coding sequence ATGACCTCTTTCCTGCTGCAGGTTACCACCGCCGCTACTGTTGCCGCCGATACCGCCGCTGCGGCCGCCAACCAGGCGGCTGATGCCGCTGCCGCTACCGGCGACCTTTCCCTGATTGATTTGATTCTGAAGGGGGGCTGGATTATGGTGCCGCTCTTCCTGCTGTCTTTCGTTTCGATTTACATCATCATTGAGCGCTACCTGACCATCCGCCGGGCAGCCGTAAATCCTGATTCCTTTATGGCCGGCATCCGCGGGCTGATGGTAAAGGGCGACCTGCAGGGTGCTAAAATGCTCTGCGCCCAGAACCCTTCGCCGCTGGCCCGCATGGTGGAGAAAGGTATCCGCCGCATCGGCCTGCCGCTCAAGGACATCGAAAGCAGCGTCGAGAACGTGGGCAAGATTGAAATTGCCCGCCTGGAAAAGAACATCAGCATCCTGGGCATTATCGCCGGTATTGCGCCCATGCTCGGCTTCGTGGGTACCATCATCGGGGTAATCAAGATTTTCTACGCCATTTCTACCACCGGCGACTTTGGCATTGCCCAGATTTCGGGCGGTTTGTACACCAAGATGGTCACCTCGGCCGCCGGTCTGATCGTGGGCATCATTGCCCACGTGGGCTACCACTGGCTCAGCATCATGGTAGAGCGCCTGATCTTCCGCATGGAAAACTCGGCCATCGAATTCATGGACATCCTTCAGGACAATTAA